The Duganella sp. BuS-21 sequence TTTTTTCGCTGCGTAGGGCTGCGTTTAGGGAGGTTTTTTGTCTCTTTTTCGATAGGGCCACGCTCGGTAACTCGCCCAGCTATGGATACCTCGCCGGCCACTACGCGCCGGTCTGAGCGGTGCCACTCCAGAAAGTGGAGGTCGGGCAGCTCGTTGATCAGCTCGGGCGAGATGTTCATGCGGGTCGCCACGGCCTTGCGGTGCGGCTCTTCGCCGAGCCATCCGACGTGCACCATCGTGGCATTGGACAGAAACGCCTTGTCCACTTGGGCGGGGAACTGGCTACAGCCGATCACCCACACGCCCTCATGCCGGCCGCTGTTGCACATGCGACGCCACAGCGGCGGCCCCCAGCTCGCCGTGGTGAAGTTCGACAGCTCCTCGACCAAGAACGCGCAGTTGGCCGCGCCGTAGGCCAGCCGACAGGCGAGCCCGAATATCTTGGCGAAGTGGTCGCCGGTGCAGGACTTGGGGAACACGTAGCGGACGGCGAAGGGCTTGTCGGCGCCGGCCGCCGCGATGACGCGCGCCATCTCGGCCGCGCTGGTGACCGGCTGCGCAAACGCGCCGTATTCGTCCTGCGGATCGAGGATCAGGATGCGCTTGGGCTTGAGCCGGCGCAGCTCGGACTTGATCCACAGCCCCTTGCCGGTGCCAGACTGGCCCATCACCGCCCAAATCTGGGCCTTGTTCTCAACCGCCATTGTCAGCACCCTCCCGCCGTGCCCGCTCCTCCTCGAGCTCCAGCGCCTTACGCTGCTTGTGGGCCATATAGCCAGGCACGCAAAACATGCCGGTCGCAACCAGCAACGACAGTTCCGGACAGTCGCCAATCCCGGTCAAGCCGTACTTCTCGGCCACCGGCACGATGGCCTTCGCCAGGTCCATGCATGCCGCGTCTGTGTAGTGCTTCCGGGTTTCCGGGAATACCGTGGTGATCGCCCAGGCGAGCGTCTTCGGGATCAGGAACCATTCGGCCGCCTTCGCCATTTCATCCGGCAGCACGATGTTGCCGCCCTCGTCGAGCATGCCGGCGGCCGCCGCCTCGCCGTGCGCGGCCTGGCCAGCGTCGATACCGGCGGCCTCGTTGATCAGTGCTTGTGCTTCGGCTTCGGTCATGGCTGGCCTCCAGCGAACAGGCCGCCAAACAGGCCGGCCGATTTAACGGGCATTGGAGGCGATTTCTCTGTTTGTGCTGGTGCTAGCACTGGTTCCGGCTTTTCGTCGCCTGGCGGCGCGGCTGGCACGTCTGGCGCGCCCTTTTCTGGGCGGGTCATCGCCAGGAGGTGTTGCGCTTGCTCCTGCGTGCGGGTATGCAGCTGGATGCCGCAGTTGTGGCCGGGGCAATGTACGTAGGGGTAGGCGGCTTTCCCGCCTTCTTTGTCGGTCTTGATCTTGACGAAGGCGGCGTCGTGGCCGCACTTCACTGGGCACGGAACGCGCCCGAGGAGTTTGGATGCCATGTGTCTAGATTCCAATGATGCCGGCCCCGGTAAGGGCCGGCTAAGGGAAGGCCGCGCACTGGCCTTGTGAGCCAGGCGCGCCGGGTTGCTGCTCTTACTTCGCGGCCAGGGCCGCTACCACGTCATCGCCCTTGGCGTTGATCGCGGCCATCACTGCCACGTCCGACGCTTCGATTGCGTCGTGCATGATGCTCGCCAGGCGCGGCGCCAGGCTCTCGCCCAGGCCGGCTATGACACTGTCGTAGTTGCCCACCTTCGGGATGCTGGCAATCACCTCGCCCACCTGCTCGGCGGTCATCAAGGTCTGCACGATGGCCGGCGGCGGGGCCGTCAGCTCGTCGGCGACGCTGATCACGCTCTCCAGCTCCATGCGCATGCCCTGGAAAACGCTGTTGCCCTCGTAGCGCACTTGGCCGTCTTCCATTAGCTTGTTCATTTGACTCAAAATCCACTTCAAACGATCTTTCATTTACAGCTCCTTTTTCAGTTCGTGCCAGTTGAGAAATTCCGCCAGTTCGCGAAAAAATGCTTTCGCCGGCCCTGGCAGGAAGAAGCCGTATTGCTTGACGAGCGCCACCGCCTGGCGCTCCAGTTTTTCACTTTCCATACTGCATTTCCTTGAAGTGGTCGGGGTTGAAATCCCCGAATTGATCGAAACACGCAAAATCGAAGCCGGCGAAGTAGGCGGTGTCGTCAAATGGCGCGATATCGGCGGTCCATTCGGCTTGCGCTTCCCAGGCCGGCGCATAGTCCACCGTACAGTTATTTACAGAACTCCAAGGCCGGCAAGCCGGCACGGCGCCGCCGGCGCGCTTCCACTGGTGGCGAGTGCTGGCGTACAAGGCGTCGGGCGCCTGGCGGCAGTAAATCCCGATCGGCATCGGGCGCGTGGCCAGGCCGTAACGGCCTTCTCGCTCCTCGACCTTTTCCGCCACGCCGATCGCATACCGGCGGCCGACGTTGACGCCGCCCTGCGCGCGGATATAGCTGGCGTAGTTCGCGGCTTGCAACGTCACCACCTCGCCGGTGTCAGGGTCGGTCACCGTCACGCGCTGGCATGCGTTCCATGCATCCATCACGTGCTGCGGTGCGCCCTCGACGGCTTCCGCCTTCACGCGGCGCAGCTCGCGCCACACGGTCACCGGTGGCTGTCCAATCGGCTGGAACTGGCGAATGCCCCATGCGCTGGCCCAGGCTTCTACGCGCTGGCTCGCGCGCATGACCTGATCGCCCACCAGATCGGTTTCGATCACGTTGCCGTCGCGGTCAAGCTGGTCGCCGACGTGCTCACCGTCGATGTTCTTGCCGACGTACTTGGCGATGTATCCGGCGGCGGTGCCCTTGCCGGCTTCAATGCGTACCACCTTGAGGCGGTTGCGCTTGGCGCCTGGCTCGTCCCCATCTTCGGCCAGCGCATAGGCGGCCAGCGTCAGCTTGACGCGCCGCACCTTGTGAGCCGGGACGAACATCAATATGTGCCAGTGCGGGCAACCATCATGGTGCGGCTCGGCGATTCGGAAGCCGTACGGCAGCACGTTGTCTCGGCCGTTCTTCGCCCTGATGCATTGCCAGACCTTTGACAGATAGGCCTGCGCCTCGCGCGGCGTGGCGCCGTTGTAGTTCGGGTTCAGCAAGCCGGATTTCGACAGCACCGCGTGGAACTTCGACGGGCATGTGAGCGTGACGAACACGCCGACGTGCCCCAGCTCGTTGGCAATTTCCTCGCAGCCGGCCATGCGTAGCATCAGCTCGCCGCGCCGGATGGCCTTGTTGCCCACGCCCTTGGCCGCCAGGTCGGCCAGGCTGTATTCCTGTCCGTCCTCGTTGACCATCATCACGGTGCGCAGCGCGGCGGCGTTGCGCACGTTCTGCGCGATGCGGCGCGCCACGGTCTCGTTGCTGGCGTAGGCGCCGGTGCGGGAAGAGACGAAGCCAAGCCGGATCGCGGCGTGTTCGAACGCGCGGCCGTGAACGCGGCGCAAATTCCGGCGCCACCACGCGGCATCGACACAGCGCAACATAAACTGGCGATCGTCGGCCACCGCCGGCACGGCCAGGCCCCGATTAACGACCATCCAGGCCAGGCGCGCGCGGATCGCTTTCAAATCGTGGAGCATGCCGGCCTGTGTGGCGCACTCGTCGGCGTAGCGCTGCGCGTAGATGCAGAGCTGGGCGTCGGTAGCATCCAGCGGAAGCGGGGCGCCGGTTACCTCGTCCAGCAGTGCGGCAAGCTTTTTGTAACGGGCAGGCATAGGGCCAATCACGCCGTCCTGCGCGCGGCGCAATTCCTCGTAGGCGCGCACGCCCCAGCGGAGAGGAAGGCCGGCGACGGTCTTGCGGCCGTTCTCTTGCTGAATGATCGGCATCAGTGCAGCGCCTTTGCCGGCGCCGCTGGCCGTTCGTCGCGCATGCAGTGCTGCACGACGCCCAGGTGGGAAGCCAGCATGGTGATGGCGGCATCGATCAGGGCGCGCTCGGCCTGGGTGAAGGTGTGCAGCGGGTCGCTGGCGCGCTCGCGCGGCAGGCGGGCGGCCAGCATAGCGACGATACGGGCCGGGGGCGGGATCATTTCCCAGAAGGCGGCGCGGCGGTTCTCGCGCTCAGCAGCCGCCACCATCGTGGCGAGCTGGTCGGGGGTGTGGTGTGGCGCGCGGCGCAAGATCAGCCCTTGATGATGCCGAGTGCCGACAGGATCGGGCCAGACATCATGACGATGCAGCCGGCGACGATGCAAGCGAATTCCTTGAGGGCTTTCATGCGCGCACCTTGGCAAGCGCCGATTGAGTCGCGGCCAGCAACGAGGTGCAAGCGCGCACGTGGTTTTCGTCGTCTTCCCGAAGCCTCAGGCGATACGCCATTTCGTGTTCACGCGCCTCCAAAGCGAACTGAATCGCCAGCTTTTCGCCGGCCGATAGATTCGCAATTTTGTAATCTTGTGTAACAGACATGCGGCCTCCTCAGGCTTGTTTTCGATCCTCAGGCGAAGGGTCGGGCGGCCGGACAGGGCCGGTTTGCCTGAGGAGGGACGGAGATTTCCGCCCGACAAGACGTAATGTAGTTGTCATGCGCCACATATGTCAAGCGCCAACGTTGTCTTTAGCCACACTTGTCGTCTGCAAAGTAGTGAGGTATGGTTTGTAAATTCCGGCCGAAACCACGCTGGATAGCCCTGAGGAGAGCTAATTGTTTAAGAAAATTGTGTGCGCGCACGCGCTCGGACTGCCGCTTTTCGCATGCGCAGCCGTGCCGCTTTCCATGGACTGTACGTCCACAGTCAGGGACTTTTTCGCACCGCTGGTCCAGGGCGATCTGATTGCGCGTAAGCCATATATCGTTGACCAGCACTCGCTGAACCACTTCAAGCCCAAGCTGTTTAAGCCGCTCACTGTCTATGGTTTGCCGGTTATTTACGTGCTCGGGTACGCAAACGATCCATTGCTTTTTATCAATAAAGGTAGCCCTCCTGACGCTGACGTTTACGGCGTCATCGTCAAGGAGGGCATCGCAAATGTCCAAGCTCAGCTTACTTCCGTGGGAGCAGTCCAGGCGCGCACATATCGTGTAGACGCCCAGCTCACCGCAATCATTTGCAAAGGAGTTTCAGAATGAAAACTATCGACTATCTCGACGCCGTCAAGACGCGGCATCGCCTTCCATCCGACTATGCGCTCGCAAAGCGCCTGGGCGTCGCCCCGGCGAACATCAGCTCGTACCGCTCTGGCCGCCGAATCATTGATGACGATATGGCTCTCGCTATCGCTCTTGAGCTGGCAATCAACCCGCTTCAAGTAATCGCCACCGCGAATATTGAGCGCGCAAAAACGCCCGAGCAGCGCGAGCGCTGGTCGGGCGTCATGGAAAAATTTTCCGTGTCTTTTCGTAACCTCCTATTGGGCTACGGCCCGCATGCGGCCTAGGTTTCGCATGCGCCAATAGGTAGTAAAGGTCCGGTGTCGAATAATATAAATTATGCGAAGTTAAAGCGGTTCCTTGGAACCGCTGGCGGAGGCCAGAATCTCGTCGTGCCGCTCATTATCCGTCTTGTGAAGATAAGCCGCTGTGGTGGCGATGCTGGCGTGTCCGGCCGTCTCCTGCAGCGTCTTCAACTGCACGCCGTTGTTCGCGTGGTTGGTCAACATGCTGTGGCGCAGCCAGTGCGCCGACGCCTGGCGCAATGTCGCCGCCATGTCGGCGTCGCCCATTCCATCCGCCGCGCCGGCCGCTGCCGCAAAGATCGTCTTGAGCGCGTCGGACGCCGCTTCGTCCGTGATGCGCACCGGCGCACCGCCGCGACTCGACAATACCAACGGCGTGTCGTCGTTGCGCACGGTGTGCGGCAACAAATCGAACGCGGCGCGGTATTGGCGGTATGCCGTCAGCATTTCCGGCGGCACCGGCAAACGGCGCGGCTTGTTGCCTTTGCCGAGGACGTCCAGCCACCAGCGGCCGTTGCCTTCGCTGTAGAACGCGCCCATGTTGGCGCTGACGATTTCGTTCAGGCGCGCACCGGTGTGGATGTAGGCCGTCAACAGAAAATGATCACGCTCACGCCGGCGCACGGCCGCCGGCGTCAAGGCTTCACGCGTGGCGACCGTGGCCAGCGCCAGCTTGAGCGCGTCGGACGTCAGGTAGCGTGTGATGCGGCTGGCACTGGCGGTTTTAACGTGCTTCACCAGCGCGGCCGGATCGCGGCGCAGATAGCCGGTTTGGGCCGCGTATGCGAACAAGCCTTTGACGGCGATCATCGCCTGGCGCCGGCTGGCGTCCGACAACGGCCCACTGAACGGTCGATATCTTGGATCGCTGCGCGGCCATTTGGTGGTCGAAATCCAATCCTCGGGCGGGTCTTTCAGAAACTCCTTGTAGCCATTCAGGTCGGCCACGTTCAGCTGGCGCAGCGTTTTGCCCGCCTCTTCCCGGCACCAGGTCAAAAACCGGAAAAGCTCTTTTTGGGTGTTGGCGATCGATTTTGGCCCCAATTCGCCATGGCTGATGAATTCCCGTGCAATTTCGCTATCGGTCCGGGCATCGGTGATGGCGTCTTCGGCGATGCTGCGCAGGGCGTCGAGATCGCGTTGCCGGCGTTGTACCGCGCCGTCGCTGCGGGCGGGGAATGGATCGAGATTGATCAGGTCGAATTTCTTTTCGGGCATTTAAGGCTGAAAGCTGTATGAATATATAGTGGATTATACAGTATTGCATACAGTATTATTAATCGACAATATAGGTAGTAATGTCGAGTAAATTGAGAGAGCGCTTTGACGAGTTATAGTGACTTAAGGCCTTGATTTCGTTATAATTCTCGCCTTCATAAGTAAGGATTCGCCATGACTCTGCTAGCCCACCAGCTCGAACTGCTGTCGCCCGCCAAAACCGCCGAAATCGGCCGCGAGGCCATTTTGCATGGCGCCGACGCCGTCTATATCGGCGGCCCGGCGTTTGGCGCGCGTCATAACGCCAGCAATACGATCGAGGAAATCTCCAGTCTGGTGGAGTTCGCGCACCGCTACCGCTCGCGTATTTTCGTCACCATCAACACCATCCTGCACGACGCCGAACTGGACGCCGCACGCAAGCAGATCTGGCAGTTGTACGAAGCCGGCGTCGACGCCCTCATCGTGCAGGACATGGGCCTGCTGGAAATGGACCTGCCCCCTATCCAACTGCACGCCAGTACCCAGTGCGACATCCGCACCAAGGAAAAAGCCAAGTTCCTCGGCGACGTCGGTTTCTCGCAGCTGGTGCTGGCGCGCGAGCTGACCATCGAACAGATCCGCGCGATTCGCGCCGAAGTCGATACGCCGTTGGAATACTTCATCCACGGCGCGCTGTGCGTGGCCTACTCCGGCCAATGCTACATCTCGCACGCCGATACGGGTCGCAGCGCCAATCGCGGTGACTGCTCGCAGAATTGCCGCCTGCCGTACACGCTGAGCGATAACAAGGGCCGGGTGGTCGCGTATGAAAAACACCTGCTGTCGATGAAGGACAACGACCAGACCAACAACCTGGAAGCGCTGGTCGATGCCGGCATCCGTTCGTTCAAGATCGAAGGCCGCTACAAGGACATGGGCTACGTGAAAAACATCACGGCCCATTACCGCCTGCTGCTGGACGAGATCATGGAGCGCCGCACCGAGTTCACGCGCGCCGCCAGCGGCCGCACCAGCATCCTGTTCACGCCGGACGTCGACAAGACTTTTCACCGCGGTCACACCGATTACTTCGCCAACGGCCGCCTGGAAGACATCGGCGCTTTCGACAGCCCGAAATATGTGGGCGTGGAATTGGGCACCATCACCCGCATCGCCACCGACCATATCGACGTGACCACCAATGCGCCGATGGCCAACGGCGACGGCCTGAACTACATGCACAAGCGCGAGACCTTCGGCATCCAGGCCAACACCGTAAAGAAACTCGGCGAGAGCGAAGGCGGCGAACAATGGCGTGTGTACCCGAATGAACAGGTCAGCGCCCTACCCGGCCTGAAAATCGGCCTGTCGCTGCTGCGCAATCGCGACCATCATTGGGAAGGCGCGTTGAGCAAAAAATCCTCGGAACGCAAAGTCGGCCTGCACTTGACCCTGAGCGAGCAAGCGGACGGCTTGCGCCTGTCCCTGTGCGACGAAGACGGCCTGACCAGTGACACCGATGCCGCCATCGCTTACCAGCCGGCGCAACAGGCCGAGCAGGCGGACGCCTCGCTGCGCGCCAGCCTGGCCAAATTGGGCGCCACCATGTTCTCGGCCGAAAGCGTGGAACTGAAGCTGTCCAAGCCGTGGTTCATCCCGTCGTCGGCCATCAACGCCCTGCGCCGCGATGCGATCGAAGCGCATGAGGCGGTGCGTCTGGCGGCCTGGGACCGTCCGGAGCGCAAGGCCCCGGTCGAACCGCCAGCCGTCTACCCGGACACCCAACTCAGCTACCTGGCCAACGTCTACAACGAGAAGGCGCGCGCGTTCTACACCAAGCACGGCGTGCAACTGATCGCCGCCGCGTATGAGTCGCACGAGGAAGCCGGCGAAGTGCCGCTGATGATCACCAAGCACTGCCTGCGCTTCTCCTTCAACCTCTGCCCGAAACAGGCCAAGGGTGTGCAAGGCGTTCAAGGCCAGGTGCGTGCCGAACCCATGACCTTGGTCAGCGGCGACGATACCTACACCCTGCGCTTCGATTGCAAACCGTGCGAAATGCACGTGGTCGGCGCCATGCGGCCGAACATTCTGAAGTCGGCGCCGCCGTCGAATGTCACATACACCCCCCTCACTTTCCACCGTCAGCGCCCTCGCGCTTGAGTCTTTTTCATGCTGCGCGCGATGCTCCATCGCGCGCATTCATGTTCGCCAGATTTAGTCTTGCACGATAGGCTAACTGGCTTGACAGACAACAAAACAACAGCTATCTTCATCTAAATTGCCTTGCGGCAATTACTGGCATTTTACTTCAGCCACAAGCCAAGGGGATAGCATGAAGAATCTTCCATATCGACAGCGATCATTGGAAACGTTTCATAGATTAAAAACAACAGGGCTGCCGTTGGCCTTGAGTCTGGCGCTTGCCGCTTGCGGCGGCGGCAGCGACAGCGCACCGGATGCCGCAAACCGCACGGCCAGCGCCATGCGCATGGGCGCCACCACGGCGGCCGAGCCCGAAGTGGCACTTACTCCGGTTGCCGCGACCTCCAGCGGCGCTGAACGCGGCGATTTATCCGCCGCCGCCGCCATCGACCGCAACCAATCCACCCGCTGGGGCAGCCTGTTCAGCGATGATCAGTACCTGACGCTGGACTTCGGCATGTCCAAGCCGATCAACCGCGTCCACATCGAATGGGAAAACGCCCGCGCGACCCAATATTTGCTGCAGGTCTCCGATGATAACGCTACCTGGCACACCATCAAAACCGTCGACAACAGCCAGGGCGGCATCGAAGACTGGACCGGCCTGGCGGCCAACGGCCGCTACCTGCGCATGCAGGGCGTGAAGCGCTCGACCAACTACGGTTACTCGATCTTCGAGATACTGGCCTTTTCTGGCGGCTCCGGCGGAAGCGCTCCCACCGAGCCGACCGTGCCGACGCCGGACCCGGCGGTCGACACCACCAAGCCAGGCGCGGCGATCAAGCCGCTGCAGGCGACGTCGTCGCTGGTGGAAAACCAGGGCAACTCGGCCGCCAATGCCATCGACGGCAAGGCCGGCACGCGCTGGGCCAGCGCCTTCGACGACGGCGCCTGGATTCAGTTCGACTTCGGTGTCAAGACGCAAGTCGGCTACATGAAACTGCTGTGGGAAAACGCCTACGGCAAGCAATACAAGCTGCTGGTCTCGGACGACGGCCAGAACTGGACGCCGTTCCGCAGCGTCACCAATGGGCGCGGCGGCACCGAGGAATTCTTCAACCTCGGCGTGAACGCACGCTTCATCCGCCTGCAAGGCGTGGCGCGCGCCACCAACTACGGCTACTCGCTGTTTGAAGTCGAGTTCAAGACGCCGGGCAGCGACAACACCCTGGGCAGCTCAAGCACTTCCGCGTTCAAGTTCCCCGCCAGTGGCGCCGGCTGGGCGCCCTTGCCTGCTTCCGACGCCATCGAATCGCTGCAGTTTACGCTGGCCGATGGCACGCTGGTCACGCGCTTTGGTGCGCGTGGCCTGGCGCGTCACGGCCGCGAGCGTGGCGAAGAGTGGAACGAAATCGGCTACGGCCCGAACCAAACCATCGATCCGGTCACCGGCATGGCGGTCGACAAAGGTCCGGGCAACTACCTGAGCTTCGTGCCGCAATACTTCAAGAACCGCACCTGGGGCATGGAGATCATCGACAACAGCAAGGTGCCCGGCATAACCAAGCCGCAGCTGATCGTCAACCAGTACAGCACCGTCG is a genomic window containing:
- a CDS encoding tyrosine-type recombinase/integrase; the encoded protein is MPEKKFDLINLDPFPARSDGAVQRRQRDLDALRSIAEDAITDARTDSEIAREFISHGELGPKSIANTQKELFRFLTWCREEAGKTLRQLNVADLNGYKEFLKDPPEDWISTTKWPRSDPRYRPFSGPLSDASRRQAMIAVKGLFAYAAQTGYLRRDPAALVKHVKTASASRITRYLTSDALKLALATVATREALTPAAVRRRERDHFLLTAYIHTGARLNEIVSANMGAFYSEGNGRWWLDVLGKGNKPRRLPVPPEMLTAYRQYRAAFDLLPHTVRNDDTPLVLSSRGGAPVRITDEAASDALKTIFAAAAGAADGMGDADMAATLRQASAHWLRHSMLTNHANNGVQLKTLQETAGHASIATTAAYLHKTDNERHDEILASASGSKEPL
- a CDS encoding U32 family peptidase → MTLLAHQLELLSPAKTAEIGREAILHGADAVYIGGPAFGARHNASNTIEEISSLVEFAHRYRSRIFVTINTILHDAELDAARKQIWQLYEAGVDALIVQDMGLLEMDLPPIQLHASTQCDIRTKEKAKFLGDVGFSQLVLARELTIEQIRAIRAEVDTPLEYFIHGALCVAYSGQCYISHADTGRSANRGDCSQNCRLPYTLSDNKGRVVAYEKHLLSMKDNDQTNNLEALVDAGIRSFKIEGRYKDMGYVKNITAHYRLLLDEIMERRTEFTRAASGRTSILFTPDVDKTFHRGHTDYFANGRLEDIGAFDSPKYVGVELGTITRIATDHIDVTTNAPMANGDGLNYMHKRETFGIQANTVKKLGESEGGEQWRVYPNEQVSALPGLKIGLSLLRNRDHHWEGALSKKSSERKVGLHLTLSEQADGLRLSLCDEDGLTSDTDAAIAYQPAQQAEQADASLRASLAKLGATMFSAESVELKLSKPWFIPSSAINALRRDAIEAHEAVRLAAWDRPERKAPVEPPAVYPDTQLSYLANVYNEKARAFYTKHGVQLIAAAYESHEEAGEVPLMITKHCLRFSFNLCPKQAKGVQGVQGQVRAEPMTLVSGDDTYTLRFDCKPCEMHVVGAMRPNILKSAPPSNVTYTPLTFHRQRPRA
- a CDS encoding replication endonuclease, with amino-acid sequence MPIIQQENGRKTVAGLPLRWGVRAYEELRRAQDGVIGPMPARYKKLAALLDEVTGAPLPLDATDAQLCIYAQRYADECATQAGMLHDLKAIRARLAWMVVNRGLAVPAVADDRQFMLRCVDAAWWRRNLRRVHGRAFEHAAIRLGFVSSRTGAYASNETVARRIAQNVRNAAALRTVMMVNEDGQEYSLADLAAKGVGNKAIRRGELMLRMAGCEEIANELGHVGVFVTLTCPSKFHAVLSKSGLLNPNYNGATPREAQAYLSKVWQCIRAKNGRDNVLPYGFRIAEPHHDGCPHWHILMFVPAHKVRRVKLTLAAYALAEDGDEPGAKRNRLKVVRIEAGKGTAAGYIAKYVGKNIDGEHVGDQLDRDGNVIETDLVGDQVMRASQRVEAWASAWGIRQFQPIGQPPVTVWRELRRVKAEAVEGAPQHVMDAWNACQRVTVTDPDTGEVVTLQAANYASYIRAQGGVNVGRRYAIGVAEKVEEREGRYGLATRPMPIGIYCRQAPDALYASTRHQWKRAGGAVPACRPWSSVNNCTVDYAPAWEAQAEWTADIAPFDDTAYFAGFDFACFDQFGDFNPDHFKEMQYGK